A genome region from Eurosta solidaginis isolate ZX-2024a chromosome 2, ASM4086904v1, whole genome shotgun sequence includes the following:
- the Ptpa gene encoding serine/threonine-protein phosphatase 2A activator, producing MEEFRKQDIPFEAVSGHEPCKHVKVPQDIAKWQRSEAYYDLLSFINAVSYAIQGKRINDPDISVSPIMKSVLVIFEKLNKLVDETPPVDQPARFGNKGYRIWARKMHRDIFVYLKEALPQDKCELFTELGSYLSESFGNSVRIDYGTGHELSFIFFMCALFKAKLFTEEDSIASALLLFNTYLLFVRRLQREYQLEPAGSQGVWSLDDFQFVPFIWGSAQLAFNSPFEPARFLDEEIINEYKDQYIFIGCIDYINHVKTGHFAEHSNQLWSISAVPTWTKIHSGLVKMYQKEILSKYPVMQHALFGKLLRFDPVKPGTTVPAVRLGFIHPASTKSSVSAMHMEQSSTSAAKADDTAVAKDETEDEGKELK from the exons ATGGAAGAATTTCGCAAACAGGACATACCAT TTGAGGCGGTAAGCGGCCATGAGCCATGTAAACATGTGAAGGTGCCGCAGGATATAGCCAAATGGCAACGTTCAGAGGCGTACTATGATCTTTTGAGTTTCATAAATGCAGTCAGCTATGCAATACAAGGCAAACGTATTAACGACCCCGACATTAGCGTCTCGCCTATAATGAAAAGCGTCTTGGTTATATTCGAAAAACTTAATAAATTGGTAGATGAAACCCCACCAGTTGATCAGCCGGCACGCTTTGGAAATAAAGGTTATCGTATATGGGCGCGTAAAATGCATCGC GATATTTTTGTATACTTGAAAGAAGCTCTTCCACAGGATAAATGTGAACTCTTCACAGAATTGGGTTCGTACTTAAGTGAATCCTTCGGCAATTCTGTGCGCATCGATTATGGCACTGGTCATGAACTATCGTTCATATTTTTTATGTGTGCACTCTTCAAGGCCAAGCTTTTTACTGAAGAAGATAGCATCGCATCCGCTTTATTACTATTTAatacatatttattatttgtACGTCGCTTGCAAAGAGAATATCAATTAGAGCCAGCTGGTAGTCAAGGCGTTTGGTCGTTGGACGATTTTCAATTTGTGCCGTTCATTTGGGGTAGTGCTCAGTTGGCGT TTAATAGCCCATTTGAGCCGGCGCGTTTCTTGGATGAGGAGATTATTAATGAATATAAAGATCAATATATATTTATTGGTTGCATTGATTATATCAATCATGTAAAAACTGGTCATTTTGCAGAGCATTCTAATCAATTGTGGAGTATTTCGGCTGTGCCGACATGGACGAAAATACATAGCGGTTTGGTGAAAATGTATCAAAAAGAG ATACTCTCCAAATATCCCGTCATGCAACATGCACTATTTGGCAAATTATTACGTTTTGATCCCGTTAAACCTGGCACTACTGTACCAGCTGTACGTTTAGGTTTTATACATCCAGCTTCGACGAAGTCGTCAGTCAGCGCAATGCACATGGAGCAAAGTAGTACATCTGCAGCCAAAGCTGACGACACGGCAGTTGCAAAAGATGAAACAGAAGATGAAGGaaaagaattgaaataa